The following are encoded in a window of Ictalurus punctatus breed USDA103 chromosome 13, Coco_2.0, whole genome shotgun sequence genomic DNA:
- the mta3 gene encoding metastasis-associated protein MTA3 isoform X1, whose protein sequence is MAANMYRVGDYVFFENSSSNPYLIRRIEELNKTASGNVEAKVVCFYRRRDISQSLIQLADKHAKDLEEEKEMPTEPELSEKQKHQLRHRELFLSRQYESLPATHIRGKCSVALLNETESVLSYLDKEDAFFYSLVYDPTQKTLLADKGEIRVGPRFQADVPDMLQEGEADDRDQSKLEVKMWDPECPLTNKQIDQFLVVARAVGTFARALDCSSSVRQPSLHMSAAAASRDITLFHAMDTLHRHGYDLSSALSVLVPQGGPVLCRDEMEEWSSSEANLFEEALEKYGKDFNDIRQDFLPWKSLTSIIEYYYMWKTTDRYVQQKRLKAAEAESKLKQVYIPTYNKPNPNQISVSNGKMTTMNGAAGPGGYHAASGGRACESCFAMQSPQWYSWGPPNMQCRLCVSCWMYWKKYGGLKMPSRAEGTEEKTPPSPASNEMRSRGHSLRQTSHMVPVRNSGSPKSSMKTKQAFLLQATRLTKLARHMCRDLIRLRRAARRPFVPINCGAIKAEYMIRVAEGTAGRSTKPKPSQRSTLTSVLQYLESRPAPHVQRSHRTPGLQVQPPRRLLSSLPSHGPLGMLGKRSYHHSSRMDPERRANAPGQENQSHIVGPILQHNGRSSGNPSLRASNMIMRKRRPNWIDAPDDSFFLVSRETRKARRLLTRSQLRRACRQPCEQINLRRVPQGPAQGPILAPPHPSLRMRGPIVIHD, encoded by the exons ATGGCGGCCAACATGTACCGGGTCGGAG ATTATGTCTTTTTTGAGAATTCTTCAAGCAACCCTTATCTGATCCGGAGAATAGAGGAGCTGAACAAG ACGGCGAGCGGCAATGTGGAGGCAAAGGTGGTGTGTTTCTACAGGAGAAGGGACATCTCACAGAGCCTCATCCAGCTGGCAGACAAGCATGCGA aagacttggaggaagagaaggagatgCCTACAGAGCCAGAGCTTAGTGAGAAGCAGAAACACCAGCTCCGACACAGAGAACTTTTTCTGTCTCGCCAGTATGAATCACTCCCTGCCACACACatcag GGGGAAGTGCAGCGTGGCCCTCCTGAATGAGACTGAATCAGTACTCTCCTATCTGGACAAAGAG GATGCTTTTTTTTACTCCCTGGTGTATGACCCAACACAGAAGACCCTACTGGCAGACAAAGGGGAGATCCGTGTGGGCCCCCGCTTTCAGGCTGACGTCCCTGATATGCTCCAGGAAG GGGAAGCAGATGACAGGGACCAGTCCAAGCTGGAGGTGAAGATGTGGGACCCAGAATGCCCGCTGACCAATAAGCAGATAGACCAGTTCCTAGTGGTGGCTCG GGCGGTGGGTACCTTTGCTCGGGCTCTGGACTGCAGCAGCTCTGTCAGGCAGCCCAGTTTACACATGAGTGCTGCAGCGGCTTCGCGGGACATCACACTG TTCCATGCCATGGACACGCTGCACCGGCATGGCTATGACCTTTCAAGTGCACTGAGTGTTCTGGTGCCACAGGGAGGCCCTGTGCTCTGCAGGGACGAAATGGAGGAGTGGAGCTCTTCAGAGGCCAATCTGTTTGAAGAAGCGTTGGAGAAATACGGCAAAGATTTCAACGACATCCGGCAAGACTTT CTCCCATGGAAGTCCCTGACTAGCATTATTGAGTATTACTACATGTGGAAAACTACAGACAGATATGTGCAGCAG AAGCGACTGAAGGCAGCTGAAGCAGAGAGCAAATTGAAGCAAGTCTATATCCCCACATA TAATAAGCCAAATCCTAATCAAATCTCTGTCAGCAATGGCAAGATGACCACCATGAATGGCGCGGCAGGACCGGGCGGGTACCATGCAGCCAGCGGGGGGCGTGCATGCGAAAGCTGTTTTG CCATGCAGTCTCCTCAGTGGTACTCGTGGGGGCCTCCGAACATGCAGTGTCGCCTCTGTGTCTCCTGCTGGATGTACTGGAAAAAATACGGTGGCCTGAAGATGCCAAGCCGAGCTGAGGGAACAGAAGAGAAAACACCTCCAAGCCCTGCTTCAAAT GAGATGCGTTCACGTGGCCACAGCCTGCGTCAGACTTCCCACATGGTTCCCGTGAGAAACAGCGGAAGTCCCAAATCCTCCATGAAGACTAAGCAGGCCTTTCTGCTACAGGCCACGCGCCTCACCAAGCTGGCGCGTCACATGTGCCGTGACCTCATCAGGCTGCGCCGGGCTGCGCGCCGCCCCTTTGTGCCCATTAACTGTGGCGCCATAAAGGCGGAGT ACATGATTCGAGTGGCAGAAGGCACGGCAGGGCGATCCACCAAGCCCAAACCTTCCCAGAGGAGCACGCTAACCAGTGTCCTGCAGTACCTTG AGTCGCGTCCAGCGCCCCATGTCCAGCGCTCTCATCGTACACCTGGCCTGCAGGTCCAACCACCACGCCGGCTTCTTTCCTCCCTGCCAAGCCACGGTCCACTCGGCATGCTGGGAAAACGCAGTTACCACCATAGCAGCAGGATGGACCCTGAGAGAAGAGCAAACGCACCAGGACAAG aaaatcagAGTCACATCGTGGGTCCCATTCTG CAGCACAATGGACGGAGCAGCGGCAACCCCAGCTTACGAGCCAGCAACATGATAATGCGCAAGAGGCGGCCCAACTGGATCGATGCGCCAGATGACAGCTTTTTCCTTGTTTCACGAGAAACCAG GAAAGCCCGGAGACTGCTCACTCGTTCCCAGTTAAGAAGAGCCTGTAGGCAGCCATGTGAGCAGATTAATTTGCGCAGGGTCCCCCAAGGGCCAGCGCAGGGACCCATCCTCGCGCCCCCTCACCCTAGTCTACGGATGCGAGGTCCCATTGTGATCCACGACTGA
- the mta3 gene encoding metastasis-associated protein MTA3 isoform X2, with amino-acid sequence MAANMYRVGDYVFFENSSSNPYLIRRIEELNKTASGNVEAKVVCFYRRRDISQSLIQLADKHAKDLEEEKEMPTEPELSEKQKHQLRHRELFLSRQYESLPATHIRGKCSVALLNETESVLSYLDKEDAFFYSLVYDPTQKTLLADKGEIRVGPRFQADVPDMLQEGEADDRDQSKLEVKMWDPECPLTNKQIDQFLVVARAVGTFARALDCSSSVRQPSLHMSAAAASRDITLFHAMDTLHRHGYDLSSALSVLVPQGGPVLCRDEMEEWSSSEANLFEEALEKYGKDFNDIRQDFLPWKSLTSIIEYYYMWKTTDRYVQQKRLKAAEAESKLKQVYIPTYNKPNPNQISVSNGKMTTMNGAAGPGGYHAASGGRACESCFAMQSPQWYSWGPPNMQCRLCVSCWMYWKKYGGLKMPSRAEGTEEKTPPSPASNEMRSRGHSLRQTSHMVPVRNSGSPKSSMKTKQAFLLQATRLTKLARHMCRDLIRLRRAARRPFVPINCGAIKAEYMIRVAEGTAGRSTKPKPSQRSTLTSVLQYLESRPAPHVQRSHRTPGLQVQPPRRLLSSLPSHGPLGMLGKRSYHHSSRMDPERRANAPGQENQSHIVGPILHNGRSSGNPSLRASNMIMRKRRPNWIDAPDDSFFLVSRETRKARRLLTRSQLRRACRQPCEQINLRRVPQGPAQGPILAPPHPSLRMRGPIVIHD; translated from the exons ATGGCGGCCAACATGTACCGGGTCGGAG ATTATGTCTTTTTTGAGAATTCTTCAAGCAACCCTTATCTGATCCGGAGAATAGAGGAGCTGAACAAG ACGGCGAGCGGCAATGTGGAGGCAAAGGTGGTGTGTTTCTACAGGAGAAGGGACATCTCACAGAGCCTCATCCAGCTGGCAGACAAGCATGCGA aagacttggaggaagagaaggagatgCCTACAGAGCCAGAGCTTAGTGAGAAGCAGAAACACCAGCTCCGACACAGAGAACTTTTTCTGTCTCGCCAGTATGAATCACTCCCTGCCACACACatcag GGGGAAGTGCAGCGTGGCCCTCCTGAATGAGACTGAATCAGTACTCTCCTATCTGGACAAAGAG GATGCTTTTTTTTACTCCCTGGTGTATGACCCAACACAGAAGACCCTACTGGCAGACAAAGGGGAGATCCGTGTGGGCCCCCGCTTTCAGGCTGACGTCCCTGATATGCTCCAGGAAG GGGAAGCAGATGACAGGGACCAGTCCAAGCTGGAGGTGAAGATGTGGGACCCAGAATGCCCGCTGACCAATAAGCAGATAGACCAGTTCCTAGTGGTGGCTCG GGCGGTGGGTACCTTTGCTCGGGCTCTGGACTGCAGCAGCTCTGTCAGGCAGCCCAGTTTACACATGAGTGCTGCAGCGGCTTCGCGGGACATCACACTG TTCCATGCCATGGACACGCTGCACCGGCATGGCTATGACCTTTCAAGTGCACTGAGTGTTCTGGTGCCACAGGGAGGCCCTGTGCTCTGCAGGGACGAAATGGAGGAGTGGAGCTCTTCAGAGGCCAATCTGTTTGAAGAAGCGTTGGAGAAATACGGCAAAGATTTCAACGACATCCGGCAAGACTTT CTCCCATGGAAGTCCCTGACTAGCATTATTGAGTATTACTACATGTGGAAAACTACAGACAGATATGTGCAGCAG AAGCGACTGAAGGCAGCTGAAGCAGAGAGCAAATTGAAGCAAGTCTATATCCCCACATA TAATAAGCCAAATCCTAATCAAATCTCTGTCAGCAATGGCAAGATGACCACCATGAATGGCGCGGCAGGACCGGGCGGGTACCATGCAGCCAGCGGGGGGCGTGCATGCGAAAGCTGTTTTG CCATGCAGTCTCCTCAGTGGTACTCGTGGGGGCCTCCGAACATGCAGTGTCGCCTCTGTGTCTCCTGCTGGATGTACTGGAAAAAATACGGTGGCCTGAAGATGCCAAGCCGAGCTGAGGGAACAGAAGAGAAAACACCTCCAAGCCCTGCTTCAAAT GAGATGCGTTCACGTGGCCACAGCCTGCGTCAGACTTCCCACATGGTTCCCGTGAGAAACAGCGGAAGTCCCAAATCCTCCATGAAGACTAAGCAGGCCTTTCTGCTACAGGCCACGCGCCTCACCAAGCTGGCGCGTCACATGTGCCGTGACCTCATCAGGCTGCGCCGGGCTGCGCGCCGCCCCTTTGTGCCCATTAACTGTGGCGCCATAAAGGCGGAGT ACATGATTCGAGTGGCAGAAGGCACGGCAGGGCGATCCACCAAGCCCAAACCTTCCCAGAGGAGCACGCTAACCAGTGTCCTGCAGTACCTTG AGTCGCGTCCAGCGCCCCATGTCCAGCGCTCTCATCGTACACCTGGCCTGCAGGTCCAACCACCACGCCGGCTTCTTTCCTCCCTGCCAAGCCACGGTCCACTCGGCATGCTGGGAAAACGCAGTTACCACCATAGCAGCAGGATGGACCCTGAGAGAAGAGCAAACGCACCAGGACAAG aaaatcagAGTCACATCGTGGGTCCCATTCTG CACAATGGACGGAGCAGCGGCAACCCCAGCTTACGAGCCAGCAACATGATAATGCGCAAGAGGCGGCCCAACTGGATCGATGCGCCAGATGACAGCTTTTTCCTTGTTTCACGAGAAACCAG GAAAGCCCGGAGACTGCTCACTCGTTCCCAGTTAAGAAGAGCCTGTAGGCAGCCATGTGAGCAGATTAATTTGCGCAGGGTCCCCCAAGGGCCAGCGCAGGGACCCATCCTCGCGCCCCCTCACCCTAGTCTACGGATGCGAGGTCCCATTGTGATCCACGACTGA
- the mta3 gene encoding metastasis-associated protein MTA3 isoform X3 yields the protein MAANMYRVGDYVFFENSSSNPYLIRRIEELNKTASGNVEAKVVCFYRRRDISQSLIQLADKHAKDLEEEKEMPTEPELSEKQKHQLRHRELFLSRQYESLPATHIRGKCSVALLNETESVLSYLDKEDAFFYSLVYDPTQKTLLADKGEIRVGPRFQADVPDMLQEGEADDRDQSKLEVKMWDPECPLTNKQIDQFLVVARAVGTFARALDCSSSVRQPSLHMSAAAASRDITLFHAMDTLHRHGYDLSSALSVLVPQGGPVLCRDEMEEWSSSEANLFEEALEKYGKDFNDIRQDFLPWKSLTSIIEYYYMWKTTDRYVQQKRLKAAEAESKLKQVYIPTYNKPNPNQISVSNGKMTTMNGAAGPGGYHAASGGRACESCFAMQSPQWYSWGPPNMQCRLCVSCWMYWKKYGGLKMPSRAEGTEEKTPPSPASNEMRSRGHSLRQTSHMVPVRNSGSPKSSMKTKQAFLLQATRLTKLARHMCRDLIRLRRAARRPFVPINCGAIKAEYMIRVAEGTAGRSTKPKPSQRSTLTSVLQYLESRPAPHVQRSHRTPGLQVQPPRRLLSSLPSHGPLGMLGKRSYHHSSRMDPERRANAPGQENQSHIVGPILQHNGRSSGNPSLRASNMIMRKRRPNWIDAPDDSFFLVSRETSAVAVRHLLMESPETAHSFPVKKSL from the exons ATGGCGGCCAACATGTACCGGGTCGGAG ATTATGTCTTTTTTGAGAATTCTTCAAGCAACCCTTATCTGATCCGGAGAATAGAGGAGCTGAACAAG ACGGCGAGCGGCAATGTGGAGGCAAAGGTGGTGTGTTTCTACAGGAGAAGGGACATCTCACAGAGCCTCATCCAGCTGGCAGACAAGCATGCGA aagacttggaggaagagaaggagatgCCTACAGAGCCAGAGCTTAGTGAGAAGCAGAAACACCAGCTCCGACACAGAGAACTTTTTCTGTCTCGCCAGTATGAATCACTCCCTGCCACACACatcag GGGGAAGTGCAGCGTGGCCCTCCTGAATGAGACTGAATCAGTACTCTCCTATCTGGACAAAGAG GATGCTTTTTTTTACTCCCTGGTGTATGACCCAACACAGAAGACCCTACTGGCAGACAAAGGGGAGATCCGTGTGGGCCCCCGCTTTCAGGCTGACGTCCCTGATATGCTCCAGGAAG GGGAAGCAGATGACAGGGACCAGTCCAAGCTGGAGGTGAAGATGTGGGACCCAGAATGCCCGCTGACCAATAAGCAGATAGACCAGTTCCTAGTGGTGGCTCG GGCGGTGGGTACCTTTGCTCGGGCTCTGGACTGCAGCAGCTCTGTCAGGCAGCCCAGTTTACACATGAGTGCTGCAGCGGCTTCGCGGGACATCACACTG TTCCATGCCATGGACACGCTGCACCGGCATGGCTATGACCTTTCAAGTGCACTGAGTGTTCTGGTGCCACAGGGAGGCCCTGTGCTCTGCAGGGACGAAATGGAGGAGTGGAGCTCTTCAGAGGCCAATCTGTTTGAAGAAGCGTTGGAGAAATACGGCAAAGATTTCAACGACATCCGGCAAGACTTT CTCCCATGGAAGTCCCTGACTAGCATTATTGAGTATTACTACATGTGGAAAACTACAGACAGATATGTGCAGCAG AAGCGACTGAAGGCAGCTGAAGCAGAGAGCAAATTGAAGCAAGTCTATATCCCCACATA TAATAAGCCAAATCCTAATCAAATCTCTGTCAGCAATGGCAAGATGACCACCATGAATGGCGCGGCAGGACCGGGCGGGTACCATGCAGCCAGCGGGGGGCGTGCATGCGAAAGCTGTTTTG CCATGCAGTCTCCTCAGTGGTACTCGTGGGGGCCTCCGAACATGCAGTGTCGCCTCTGTGTCTCCTGCTGGATGTACTGGAAAAAATACGGTGGCCTGAAGATGCCAAGCCGAGCTGAGGGAACAGAAGAGAAAACACCTCCAAGCCCTGCTTCAAAT GAGATGCGTTCACGTGGCCACAGCCTGCGTCAGACTTCCCACATGGTTCCCGTGAGAAACAGCGGAAGTCCCAAATCCTCCATGAAGACTAAGCAGGCCTTTCTGCTACAGGCCACGCGCCTCACCAAGCTGGCGCGTCACATGTGCCGTGACCTCATCAGGCTGCGCCGGGCTGCGCGCCGCCCCTTTGTGCCCATTAACTGTGGCGCCATAAAGGCGGAGT ACATGATTCGAGTGGCAGAAGGCACGGCAGGGCGATCCACCAAGCCCAAACCTTCCCAGAGGAGCACGCTAACCAGTGTCCTGCAGTACCTTG AGTCGCGTCCAGCGCCCCATGTCCAGCGCTCTCATCGTACACCTGGCCTGCAGGTCCAACCACCACGCCGGCTTCTTTCCTCCCTGCCAAGCCACGGTCCACTCGGCATGCTGGGAAAACGCAGTTACCACCATAGCAGCAGGATGGACCCTGAGAGAAGAGCAAACGCACCAGGACAAG aaaatcagAGTCACATCGTGGGTCCCATTCTG CAGCACAATGGACGGAGCAGCGGCAACCCCAGCTTACGAGCCAGCAACATGATAATGCGCAAGAGGCGGCCCAACTGGATCGATGCGCCAGATGACAGCTTTTTCCTTGTTTCACGAGAAACCAG TGCTGTAGCTGTTAGACATCTGCTCATG GAAAGCCCGGAGACTGCTCACTCGTTCCCAGTTAAGAAGAGCCTGTAG
- the mta3 gene encoding metastasis-associated protein MTA3 isoform X4, producing MAANMYRVGDYVFFENSSSNPYLIRRIEELNKTASGNVEAKVVCFYRRRDISQSLIQLADKHAKDLEEEKEMPTEPELSEKQKHQLRHRELFLSRQYESLPATHIRGKCSVALLNETESVLSYLDKEDAFFYSLVYDPTQKTLLADKGEIRVGPRFQADVPDMLQEGEADDRDQSKLEVKMWDPECPLTNKQIDQFLVVARAVGTFARALDCSSSVRQPSLHMSAAAASRDITLFHAMDTLHRHGYDLSSALSVLVPQGGPVLCRDEMEEWSSSEANLFEEALEKYGKDFNDIRQDFLPWKSLTSIIEYYYMWKTTDRYVQQKRLKAAEAESKLKQVYIPTYNKPNPNQISVSNGKMTTMNGAAGPGGYHAASGGRACESCFAMQSPQWYSWGPPNMQCRLCVSCWMYWKKYGGLKMPSRAEGTEEKTPPSPASNEMRSRGHSLRQTSHMVPVRNSGSPKSSMKTKQAFLLQATRLTKLARHMCRDLIRLRRAARRPFVPINCGAIKAEYMIRVAEGTAGRSTKPKPSQRSTLTSVLQYLESRPAPHVQRSHRTPGLQVQPPRRLLSSLPSHGPLGMLGKRSYHHSSRMDPERRANAPGQENQSHIVGPILHNGRSSGNPSLRASNMIMRKRRPNWIDAPDDSFFLVSRETSAVAVRHLLMESPETAHSFPVKKSL from the exons ATGGCGGCCAACATGTACCGGGTCGGAG ATTATGTCTTTTTTGAGAATTCTTCAAGCAACCCTTATCTGATCCGGAGAATAGAGGAGCTGAACAAG ACGGCGAGCGGCAATGTGGAGGCAAAGGTGGTGTGTTTCTACAGGAGAAGGGACATCTCACAGAGCCTCATCCAGCTGGCAGACAAGCATGCGA aagacttggaggaagagaaggagatgCCTACAGAGCCAGAGCTTAGTGAGAAGCAGAAACACCAGCTCCGACACAGAGAACTTTTTCTGTCTCGCCAGTATGAATCACTCCCTGCCACACACatcag GGGGAAGTGCAGCGTGGCCCTCCTGAATGAGACTGAATCAGTACTCTCCTATCTGGACAAAGAG GATGCTTTTTTTTACTCCCTGGTGTATGACCCAACACAGAAGACCCTACTGGCAGACAAAGGGGAGATCCGTGTGGGCCCCCGCTTTCAGGCTGACGTCCCTGATATGCTCCAGGAAG GGGAAGCAGATGACAGGGACCAGTCCAAGCTGGAGGTGAAGATGTGGGACCCAGAATGCCCGCTGACCAATAAGCAGATAGACCAGTTCCTAGTGGTGGCTCG GGCGGTGGGTACCTTTGCTCGGGCTCTGGACTGCAGCAGCTCTGTCAGGCAGCCCAGTTTACACATGAGTGCTGCAGCGGCTTCGCGGGACATCACACTG TTCCATGCCATGGACACGCTGCACCGGCATGGCTATGACCTTTCAAGTGCACTGAGTGTTCTGGTGCCACAGGGAGGCCCTGTGCTCTGCAGGGACGAAATGGAGGAGTGGAGCTCTTCAGAGGCCAATCTGTTTGAAGAAGCGTTGGAGAAATACGGCAAAGATTTCAACGACATCCGGCAAGACTTT CTCCCATGGAAGTCCCTGACTAGCATTATTGAGTATTACTACATGTGGAAAACTACAGACAGATATGTGCAGCAG AAGCGACTGAAGGCAGCTGAAGCAGAGAGCAAATTGAAGCAAGTCTATATCCCCACATA TAATAAGCCAAATCCTAATCAAATCTCTGTCAGCAATGGCAAGATGACCACCATGAATGGCGCGGCAGGACCGGGCGGGTACCATGCAGCCAGCGGGGGGCGTGCATGCGAAAGCTGTTTTG CCATGCAGTCTCCTCAGTGGTACTCGTGGGGGCCTCCGAACATGCAGTGTCGCCTCTGTGTCTCCTGCTGGATGTACTGGAAAAAATACGGTGGCCTGAAGATGCCAAGCCGAGCTGAGGGAACAGAAGAGAAAACACCTCCAAGCCCTGCTTCAAAT GAGATGCGTTCACGTGGCCACAGCCTGCGTCAGACTTCCCACATGGTTCCCGTGAGAAACAGCGGAAGTCCCAAATCCTCCATGAAGACTAAGCAGGCCTTTCTGCTACAGGCCACGCGCCTCACCAAGCTGGCGCGTCACATGTGCCGTGACCTCATCAGGCTGCGCCGGGCTGCGCGCCGCCCCTTTGTGCCCATTAACTGTGGCGCCATAAAGGCGGAGT ACATGATTCGAGTGGCAGAAGGCACGGCAGGGCGATCCACCAAGCCCAAACCTTCCCAGAGGAGCACGCTAACCAGTGTCCTGCAGTACCTTG AGTCGCGTCCAGCGCCCCATGTCCAGCGCTCTCATCGTACACCTGGCCTGCAGGTCCAACCACCACGCCGGCTTCTTTCCTCCCTGCCAAGCCACGGTCCACTCGGCATGCTGGGAAAACGCAGTTACCACCATAGCAGCAGGATGGACCCTGAGAGAAGAGCAAACGCACCAGGACAAG aaaatcagAGTCACATCGTGGGTCCCATTCTG CACAATGGACGGAGCAGCGGCAACCCCAGCTTACGAGCCAGCAACATGATAATGCGCAAGAGGCGGCCCAACTGGATCGATGCGCCAGATGACAGCTTTTTCCTTGTTTCACGAGAAACCAG TGCTGTAGCTGTTAGACATCTGCTCATG GAAAGCCCGGAGACTGCTCACTCGTTCCCAGTTAAGAAGAGCCTGTAG
- the hcar1-4 gene encoding hydroxycarboxylic acid receptor 3 — protein sequence MLYNMTNNSTCMEAQSLVASALTPMLILDLILGVPGNILALWLLGFKAPWNSANICLLNLAFADVLLLVALPFRIDSVLRGGWIFGDPFCRINFFMLSVNQSASIAFMTVLVVDRFYKIVRPHHPVCHMKIQSTVMVACGIWVIVVTLRLPLLLTRLLRSSGNSSVLLCQNIDIWTDTGAGMRVHNSLHMIEFAIAFLLVAISSVRICYHIHGNKRLREHRRVKRTIYVLLTVVIMFSFCFLPNYITGFVAFFLTDVSSCSSYIVVGQMFNVSLCLVFLNSALDPILYILSNAFYRDILKGASNSTGLTKHRLSVKETRTPQRF from the coding sequence ATGCTGTACAACATGACCAACAACAGCACTTGCATGGAAGCTCAGAGCCTTGTTGCTTCTGCATTAACCCCCATGTTGATCTTGGACTTAATTTTGGGCGTGCCAGGAAACATCCTAGCATTATGGCTCCTTGGCTTTAAGGCTCCCTGGAATTCGGCCAATATTTGCCTCCTCAACTTGGCGTTTGCTGATGTCCTGCTGCTTGTTGCCCTTCCCTTTCGCATTGACAGTGTGCTCCGTGGGGGCTGGATTTTTGGGGATCCCTTTTGCCGCATCAACTTCTTCATGCTGTCAGTCAACCAGTCAGCAAGCATTGCTTTCATGACTGTTTTAGTAGTGGATCGCTTCTACAAGATAGTTCGGCCGCACCATCCTGTTTGCCACATGAAAATTCAGAGTACAGTAATGGTGGCCTGTGGAATCTGGGTAATTGTGGTGACTCTTCGCCTTCCTCTGCTCTTGACCCGACTACTGAGATCATCTGGAAACTCATCTGTGTTACTTTGCCAAAATATTGACATATGGACAGACACTGGAGCAGGCATGAGGGTTCATAATTCACTTCATATGATTGAGTTTGCTATAGCTTTCCTGTTAGTGGCCATTTCTTCTGTGCGCATCTGTTACCACATACATGGTAACAAGAGGCTCAGAGAGCATCGAAGAGTGAAAAGGACCATTTACGTACTTTTGACTGTTGTGATCATGTTCAGCTTTTGCTTCCTACCCAATTACATCACAGGCTTTGTGGCTTTCTTCCTCACAGATGTCTCGTCTTGCTCCTCATACATAGTTGTGGGTCAGATGTTTAATGTTTCTTTGTGCCTTGTGTTTTTAAACAGTGCCCTGGACCCGATTCTGTACATTTTATCAAACGCATTCTACCGAGACATTCTAAAAGGAGCATCTAACTCCACAGGGCTCACCAAGCATCGACTAAGTGTTAAGGAAACCAGAACTCCTCAACGattttga